The following proteins are encoded in a genomic region of Drosophila willistoni isolate 14030-0811.24 chromosome 2L unlocalized genomic scaffold, UCI_dwil_1.1 Seg196, whole genome shotgun sequence:
- the LOC6640252 gene encoding uncharacterized protein LOC6640252 isoform X2: protein MERFIKANLFIICCVAAGLLLIVYLGAFSCEVSWLLEAHGDLPFAAYTLCSLYFVMFVATTILIHGLVSGLCWPLFAWSGVIGLLSIPELVFVMLMTTQHWGLQSVHGLTELTSYLIRLIINCFALICVIPTGIKWRRETQVLSQLQGLATRLSLQTPAPSVPMSKADSRRSSQRMGGGFENAGYQICDETKMPLGPGLSLNNQQMGGSQIFGSQNEFNASMFAPALAQQFNNASQMMQQQRSGVGSGNASNRAQSLMDLRCTLPGMYNPRHALDLDDKNAKYFNITIDDLKNNLQDSRRRPSPPSLIGSTSNDPIYCSIEPKQMTPPPTNQQRPRGSHKQPPPAKLSRNCISLENLDGISKVQNDLANYGNNLLQNYTQQQQYYLAMLLDQQHLHQQHQLQQAAGIYRRPSACSSSNGFAGTVLAQPLHRRGSQQQLQYYGGFGYANYANPYITANSKLSLGNESDDYRKYRDVAL from the exons ATTGTCTATTTGGGGGCCTTTTCATGTGAGGTATCTTGGCTATTGGAGGCCCATGGTGATTTGCCATTTGCTGCCTACACATTGTGTTCACTGTACTTTGTAATGTttgtggcaacaacaatattgATCCACGGTCTGGTCAGCGGTTTATGTTGGCCTCTATTCGCCTGGTCGGGTGTGATTGGTTTGCTGTCCATACCGGAATTGGTTTTTGTCATGCTAATGACCACACAACATTGG GGTCTACAATCGGTCCACGGCTTAACAGAGTTGACCTCATATCTTATACGTTTGATTATCAATTGTTTTGCCCTGATTTGTGTTATACCAACGGGAATCAAATGGCGTCGGGAGACTCAAGTGCTCAGCCAGCTGCAAGGATTGGCCACACGTCTCTCATTGCAGACACCAGCACCAAGTGTGCCCATGTCCAAGGCGGATTCACGTCGCTCTAGCCAGAGAATGGGCGGTGGCTTTGAGAATGCTGGCTATCAGATATGTGATGAGACCAAAATGCCATTGGGTCCTGGCCTTTCATTGAACAATCAACAGATGGGTGGCAGTCAGATCTTTGGCTCCCAGAATGAATTCAATGCCAGCATGTTCGCTCCGGCCTTGGCGCAACAGTTTAACAATGCCAGTCAAATGATGCAACAACAAAGATCGGGAGTGGGCTCAGGAAATGCCTCAAATCGGGCTCAATCTCTGATGGATTTACGTTGCACTTTGCCGGGCATGTATAATCCCCGGCATGCCTTGGATCTGGATGATAAGAAtgccaaatattttaatataacCATAGATGATCTTAAGAATAATCTGCAAGACTCACGTCGTCGTCCATCGCCACCATCGCTAATTGGCTCGACTAGCAATGATCCCATCTATTGTTCCATAGAGCCCAAACAAATGACTCCACCGCCCACCAACCAGCAACGTCCACGAGGCTCTCACAAGCAGCCACCGCCAGCGAAACTCTCGAGGAACTGCATCTCGCTGGAGAATCTCGATGGTATTAGTAAGGTGCAAAATGATTTGGCCAACTATGGTAACAATTTGCTCCAGAATTAcacccagcagcagcaatattATTTGGCCATGCTGTTGGATCAGCAACATCTTCATCAGCAGCATCAATTGCAGCAGGCAGCGGGCATTTATCGTCGTCCCTCCGCTTGCAGTTCCAGCAATGGCTTTGCCGGAACTGTTCTCGCCCAGCCTCTGCATCGGCGGGGATCACAACAGCAATTGCAATACTATGGCGGCTTTGGTTATGCCAACTATGCCAATCCTTATATAACAGCGAATAGTAAATTGTCATTGGGCAATGAATCCGACGACTATAGAAAGTATCGAGATGTGGCTCTATAG
- the LOC6640252 gene encoding uncharacterized protein LOC6640252 isoform X1, giving the protein MNYQKASEKHSPSGNGNRIQTFWNDRIMERFIKANLFIICCVAAGLLLIVYLGAFSCEVSWLLEAHGDLPFAAYTLCSLYFVMFVATTILIHGLVSGLCWPLFAWSGVIGLLSIPELVFVMLMTTQHWGLQSVHGLTELTSYLIRLIINCFALICVIPTGIKWRRETQVLSQLQGLATRLSLQTPAPSVPMSKADSRRSSQRMGGGFENAGYQICDETKMPLGPGLSLNNQQMGGSQIFGSQNEFNASMFAPALAQQFNNASQMMQQQRSGVGSGNASNRAQSLMDLRCTLPGMYNPRHALDLDDKNAKYFNITIDDLKNNLQDSRRRPSPPSLIGSTSNDPIYCSIEPKQMTPPPTNQQRPRGSHKQPPPAKLSRNCISLENLDGISKVQNDLANYGNNLLQNYTQQQQYYLAMLLDQQHLHQQHQLQQAAGIYRRPSACSSSNGFAGTVLAQPLHRRGSQQQLQYYGGFGYANYANPYITANSKLSLGNESDDYRKYRDVAL; this is encoded by the exons ATTGTCTATTTGGGGGCCTTTTCATGTGAGGTATCTTGGCTATTGGAGGCCCATGGTGATTTGCCATTTGCTGCCTACACATTGTGTTCACTGTACTTTGTAATGTttgtggcaacaacaatattgATCCACGGTCTGGTCAGCGGTTTATGTTGGCCTCTATTCGCCTGGTCGGGTGTGATTGGTTTGCTGTCCATACCGGAATTGGTTTTTGTCATGCTAATGACCACACAACATTGG GGTCTACAATCGGTCCACGGCTTAACAGAGTTGACCTCATATCTTATACGTTTGATTATCAATTGTTTTGCCCTGATTTGTGTTATACCAACGGGAATCAAATGGCGTCGGGAGACTCAAGTGCTCAGCCAGCTGCAAGGATTGGCCACACGTCTCTCATTGCAGACACCAGCACCAAGTGTGCCCATGTCCAAGGCGGATTCACGTCGCTCTAGCCAGAGAATGGGCGGTGGCTTTGAGAATGCTGGCTATCAGATATGTGATGAGACCAAAATGCCATTGGGTCCTGGCCTTTCATTGAACAATCAACAGATGGGTGGCAGTCAGATCTTTGGCTCCCAGAATGAATTCAATGCCAGCATGTTCGCTCCGGCCTTGGCGCAACAGTTTAACAATGCCAGTCAAATGATGCAACAACAAAGATCGGGAGTGGGCTCAGGAAATGCCTCAAATCGGGCTCAATCTCTGATGGATTTACGTTGCACTTTGCCGGGCATGTATAATCCCCGGCATGCCTTGGATCTGGATGATAAGAAtgccaaatattttaatataacCATAGATGATCTTAAGAATAATCTGCAAGACTCACGTCGTCGTCCATCGCCACCATCGCTAATTGGCTCGACTAGCAATGATCCCATCTATTGTTCCATAGAGCCCAAACAAATGACTCCACCGCCCACCAACCAGCAACGTCCACGAGGCTCTCACAAGCAGCCACCGCCAGCGAAACTCTCGAGGAACTGCATCTCGCTGGAGAATCTCGATGGTATTAGTAAGGTGCAAAATGATTTGGCCAACTATGGTAACAATTTGCTCCAGAATTAcacccagcagcagcaatattATTTGGCCATGCTGTTGGATCAGCAACATCTTCATCAGCAGCATCAATTGCAGCAGGCAGCGGGCATTTATCGTCGTCCCTCCGCTTGCAGTTCCAGCAATGGCTTTGCCGGAACTGTTCTCGCCCAGCCTCTGCATCGGCGGGGATCACAACAGCAATTGCAATACTATGGCGGCTTTGGTTATGCCAACTATGCCAATCCTTATATAACAGCGAATAGTAAATTGTCATTGGGCAATGAATCCGACGACTATAGAAAGTATCGAGATGTGGCTCTATAG